The nucleotide window TCTCGCGTTTCGAtgcttgctttgtttttttttgtttgtgtgtttattattcACTCAAATTTGAATCAGACTAACTTGTCCAGTTGGGTATTTAAATATGTCTTTCACTTAAAAAATGGCTCAGACAAGCTTTAATGTCGACTACAACTACAGTAGTATACAAACTTAGTCATTTACATGTAGTTACTAATTATAGTAAGGCACCACCAATATGGGACAGTTGagcacatactgtataaacaaatgAAATTTCACATAATTTGCTGTTCGTCAGTTATTTCGATAGTTACTATGACAATCGTTCGCATTGGGCTTTACATTAAAAGTtaggtaaacactactttaaatGCTCTTAATAAGAAAATTTAACTGCCAAAATGAGAAAAACtaactatgctatgatagcaatttccagtttactgcacagaagttaccaTGGTCTAAATCAAATGTCATgataggaggctattgtgacatgaCATTGCTTATAtcttaacttaaataaatataaaaggatATATTTCTTAAggaaaattaagttaatttaccaggaattatgaataaagcctctAATCTTCAATCATTCTTGCCTTGCTTCAGTCAGCTGGATTTCAGATTTGAATGATgcgcgcaatcccataatgccacactacagtaagtTACTATAAAAAGCAGGAGCTACAGTGACAACACCTGCTTCTTTTAAATGAATTGCAGTTGACATGGAAATATACTTTTAACAACTGAAAAAGCTTATTTGACCAataatgcattgcgaattacagctACATcttgtaaaacagtaatattctgtaAAAATTTTGCCGTAGaaactttttttacagtgtactattGTTCTTGTTATCCTCCTGTACCAGTTGGATTTATTAAAGACCATTTCTGTTGTATTCTCTACATTATGCACTTACTACAGCAAACTTTGCTGAcaaactttacaataaggtttgatttattaacattagttaatgtatttagGTATCATAAACTTTGAGTTTGACCTTTAACCTCCCCATCTTGACCAAAAAGCTTCCCAAAAGTTAAttctattacataaaaaaaatgacttcaaGATAATGTAGGAGCAGAGAAAAATGTCCATAGATAATACACAAAAAGTATGgataatatatttaacaaatatcatAGAAAAAATTCAAGATAGTGAAATATttgagaaatatataaaaaaaatatactgaatgtgcgaaaaaaaaattgttggacTTTTATCCAGTATTTCTTTAAACAgatgcaattaatttatttagaaggTCATTGAAGTATTTAAGATAGTGGAtgaattaagaaaaatattaaaaagcataCAGACAAATATGGAttgaatagttttattattattatttattactatttgaCTATTTTATGAGTGGTCATGTATATGCCGTGACTCTCTATGATAGCACTGTGCCTGAGCAAGTAATTAACTGAAAGtgaaactaaagtaaaaataaCCAAACACAATACATTTGTTGTTACATTAAGGTTGGGTATAGGACAAAGCACAAGCATTCTTATCATGATATTTAAGGTTTTACAAGTCATTTGGTATTAGTCTGTCATCATATGGCATTCATCAGATCCCATTAATTTACTGTTTAGATAATAATCTAAACTACAGCTCTGCATTCTGCCATAAACACAGAAATTCTCAAATAATGATTTTCCTGCAAAGATCCATGTAATTAAATTTAGATTAGAAGGATTTGGGATGTCCCATGTAGCCAGATTTTTGACTGTCTGCATTAATCTGGCCTAATTCGCTACCTATTTTGGCCCACATAAAACAGAACATAGAAAAGTACAtttgaaaagttaaaaaaagtttaacacttcatgaaatgtgtgcacataaaaaaaagtattaaatactgattattttgccacaattaaaacataaaacactaaaaataaagctgaataaTATTGTGCACTTAACAATCCAATCCAGATCTTAAAGTTTCATTTCTAAATAATTACAGAAACCGGTTACAGAAAGACTCTTTGACCCCTCCAGTCTGGAATTCTCAGAATACAGGTTTTACCTGATTGCATTCACATTGTTTTCTGTAATAAACCTTTCCATCACTGACACATCCATCACTCAAAACAAACCACATTATTTTCCCCTCAAGCTGTATCTTTAATATATGATTTTGAGTTGAACAGTCATATCCTTccaattttttaatgaatgtatcAGAAAGCACTCTTCAATGTCTGGAGTCCTGAGAAATCCATTTCAGATCTTTGTTTGTTTGCGATTCACTGCACCGTGGTAAGGCAGGTGGCATTAGAGAAAGCAAACAGCTATTGTTTAAATAGATTAGGTCAGGTCATTGTTATGTAGGAGTGCTGGCATCCAGGGTGAAAATGATAATAGagctaaaaatatttaatattcaactcaaatgttACTCTGTAATTTTGTGcaatgagattttatttttatttttttattcaaaaaaatattagcATTTGGCATCAAAGTTgtgcaataaaacataaaagcaataaTTTTTCAGAGCATGTTGCCTCTAGTGGACTCTCAAGACAATGTCATACTTTGCGTGTTCATGAAGAGGTGCGTGCTTTGTTAAGTGAGTTTTGATCAATAGCTGGTTTCAGATTTGAATCATGTGACTTCTCAGAAGAAATTCAAGTAACTACGCTATACAAGTTTGAGTGTGATTCAATGCATCACACGAGAACACTTTTGAACCCATCCCTGAATTCCTGCTCACCTGAGATGTATAAAAGCAGTTGCTCAGATGCGATTCACAGGTGAAGTGAGCTCAGGGGCTCAGGTACCATGATGTCCTCAGCTGTGGTGTTGAATCTTCTGCTTCTGGTGTCCATTGCTTCCGCAGGACACCATTATGGAGGCTCAGTGACCTTCAGCCCTAAAGGAGCCAACACAGATGGGAGCATGAGGGTGAGAATTTATTTCGTACTTGCATTTCAAAAATGCAgaattatacatacatttttatgcaaCACTTCTCTTTGTTTatccaattaataataattcaagaaaatttaagaatcttttaaaaaatcttttagaACTGCCTTTATGTATTCTTTTTAAACTAGATTATAGCTATACTTATTCTAAAGctgcattattaaaatgcatcACTGTCAAAGACAGGGAGATGTAATCATGGAAATAATTCAGATGAAAAAAGTATTAACATTGGTAATTGGTTAAAATAACCTAATAATATTTACTGATGAAGAGTATGTTTCACTGAACTTTGACATTAATTGGCTAAACAGAGATATCTGCAATGGCTTATATTATtaaagatatacagtatataatattttttagttatttctAGTGGGTGCAGGAAACTATAGTTTATTAAGTGAGGATAGTAAAaaatgtgacatattatacccaaagatTCTTCATAAAGaggactaccagtaaaactgaCACAAAAAATTGGGACCAAATATTATCCAGACACTTTGTTTTTCATCTGACATCATCAACATATATTATCAAGAATATAACACAGTTTAACTTTGAGTTTGTGTCATATtgtattaccattttctaaactatagtgaataaactgtgtgtctgaataatttttggtttgactgtatataatttgatcagtttaatttgtaaatattatattatgaattacATATTATGATTTTTATCAAAGATTTAATGCTGTCATATAGTGAATTGTATTAATGACTGATCTATAGaacacttaaatatataaatagatatcaAAATAAACTACCAACAAGTGTTCTACCAACAGGTTGAGTTTCGAATCAAGCGAACCTATGACTGGTGTGATGTTAGTTGGTGGTCCTGCTCCTCTGGAGACTGTGGCTATGAATCCAGCAGTCAATATGGTCAAATCGATAGCAGCTCTAACGGCAGAAGTGGTTACACCAACAGCTGGTGCCAAGCAGAAACTGTCGTCACAAGAAACATCCATGGAAACACACCCTTTGCCCTGCAGTGAGTAACTGAATTTGTTTTAAATCTACATTGAAATGTACATTCAACATATTCTCAAATACACTATTGTATCACAGGGACTCCTCATGTTGCTGGGTGCCCACAGTCAACAACGTTAATTGGTGGTTACTCCAGGCACACGTAGATCTAGGCATAAGAGCTGACACCAATCAACCCAACCGCTCACCTGTCACCACTACTTTACAACTTCTACggtaataattattgtaatttaacaGTTTTCTATAAACAGTATCACTCACTAATGAGAATGCATGTTAAAACATCAGCCTATAGATTTTGAAAGCATGATGAAACTATGatctatatatatttcttttctttttttcaatagtGTACCCCAAAACTGTCCTCGTACATATCATCTGATGGCTTATGACCCAGATGGTGACCAGGTCATATGTAGATATGGAGCTCAGCAGCATGTCGAATGTGCCACATGTGACCAGCCAAGTGGTTTCCACCTAGATGAAGTAAGTAACAGACAAAATATCGCCATAATAATGTGACATATTGTGTACTGGTAAGGTCAGAGGTCGGTGGGTGGATTTTGTGAAATGGGGTAATGTCAATGTGGGCTTTGAATGAAAGAGATTGTACATTCGacaaaccttgaaaaaaaaaaatctacatttatactacatttaaataagagaaaaggaaagaaaaaactagaatacaacattttattaccATAACTGATTCAacggtatattaaaaaaaacacttgaaatgcTTCATTTTGGGGGAATTTGTCCTTTTGCAAGAACCGTTTGAACGAAACAACTCATCAGAATGAATGAGGTTTTCCAATGCTacgaatgagagaaagagagccaTTTAGGAGGAAACGTACAGCAAAGAACTGAGAAACACGTGTGCAAACATCCCTTGAAATTTGTCTTTGAACTTTTAGAATTTTGGCTATAGTGTTATAACTTTACTGTTGAAGAGTAATTAGATAAAGTTATCATATGCGTTATAATGTTTAAAGATCAGGAAGCGGTTATTCATAAATTCATAGGACCTAAGCTTCACGCTGTGTAAATACATTCGGAAGACACAGTCAGTGCTGAAAAGGGGCGGGGCTATAAGGTCTATACAAATTAGATTTACACAGATACACAGATGTGGTTATTTAAGTATATGATATTAAGCTTTTGCATTAATCTGGTGAACTGAATGGTttgttaataaaatgtacaaatgaacATCAACTAATATGAACATCTCAATTCTCCAATAGCGTGCCTGCACACTAGACTACAACTATGCCTACACAACAGGCGTCTACGGATTTGAGCTGATTGTGGAGGACTTCCCGAGGAAACACACCACTCTGGCCTACACTGATGGCTCCAGCTCTAACAGATTCGCTCTGAGTGGTGGAAGACACCAAACGTCAATCAGCGTGACACCGTACCCATCATGGTATTCCCAAAGTACCACAACTGGTCCATGGTGGCAACAAACTACATCTGCTCCatcatggtggtggtggtggtaccAGCAACAAACGACCACAGCTCCACCTACAACTACACCATGGTGGTGGTTTATCAGCAACAGCAGCAATCGACCACCGCTTCACCTACATCTGCTCCatcatggtggtggtggtggaacCAGCAACAATCGACCACCACTCCACCTACAACTACACCATTGTGGTGGTTGTATCAACAACAGCAGCAATCGACCACCACTCCACCTACATCTCCatcatggtggtggtggtggtaccAGCAACAAACGACCACTGCTCCACCTACAACTACACCATGGTGGTGGCAACATCAACAGACAACCACTGCTCCACCTACAGCTGCCCAGTGGTGGTGGTGGCTGCAGACCACGACCACAACCACAACCACAACACAGCCACCTCAAGAGTACACAACTTCCATGACTTCACATCAGGGTTCTTATGAACCTTTCAGCAAGCTCCCTCTGCAATTCAGTTTTCTCGGTAAGGCTTTCTTAgccaactaccgtatttttcgtactataagtcacacctgagtataagtcgcatcagtccaaagatacgtcatgatgaggaaaaaaacatatataagtcgcattggactataagtcgcatttatttagaagcaagaaccaagagaaaacattaccgtctacagccgcgagagggcgctatatgtcttcagtatagactacaggagcactcagcagcatagagcgccctctggcggctgtacacggtaatgttttctcttcaggtctcttagttcatttctcttggttcatgttaaattaattttgataaataagtcgcaggaccagccaaactatgaaaaaagtgccacttatagtccggaaaatacggtaaacaaGAAAACAAGGTAATCATGTTAGCAGCATAAGTGTGCCTAATGTGTGTCTTTCTAATCTGAATCATTGCAGTTGATTCAGCTGCTCCTTCCTGCACCGAGGGACATTACATACCTCAGTTTGTGTCACCGACTCCACTCAATGGAGATGAAATCCAAGCTACGCCACTCCGTGAAGTGGAAATCCGGGTTAAGGCTGCAGCAGCTTATTCAGCGTGAGGAATCATGTGTGAAGGAAATCAATGCATCAAGTTATTTCGATTATTAGATGGTGtataacgtgttttttttttggtcattccCAGGGTTACTGATGTAATTATCAGTGGTCCTCTGAACATAACTAAGCACGCTTTGAGCACTGGAGAGTACGCCATCAGATGGACACCAATGAGGAGCGACCTCGGCGATCATTTCCCTGTGTGTTTCATCGCTGAGAGCATGAGCGGGTGGGTAAACTATTAATCATATTCAAAAATCTAGCAGCTAGCAACCTTTCAGGTGAACTGGAATtcctaaatattactgtttattattGATTTGCAGAAGCAGTGTTTATCAGTCTGAAATGAGATGTGTCATTATCAACGTTGGACACCAGACTGGTTAGTAATTAGCTTTTACTTGGTAATCTAAGTTTTGCCTGCATAAACAAAGCATATTTTGGTAATCAGTTCTAATGATTGATCACATTGACAGTGGAGGCTCATGTGATTTGCTCTGCAACCAACATGGCTGTTGAAATTGAGCAGTTGCACTCCGTTGAGCTCCACAAGGACTATCTGCGACTCAATGATCCCGCCTGCACTTTGGACTCAAACGGCACTCATGTGTTGGCAAACATCTCCCTCAATGCTTGTGGTACCATGATTGAGGTAAAGCTTTTCTCACTGACTCAAAAGGAacaatttaccaaaaaaaaaaacatctttatcaTCAAATACTCATTGTCATATCCTTTCAAACGAAATTTAATTTCCCATGTTCCATGAAACACACAAGGCAGAACTTATCTTTTCCAAACAATGAAAGCATAATGTATGGTCAATTTGACTTCTTTTGTGGTCTTTCTTGGTGCTTTTTTGGTAATAAGTACCATCCACTTTTGTTGTATGGTAAACAGAAGCTTGGACATTCAGGTTGGAATGGCACTGATGTGCACAAATGATGACAAAAGTTCCATTTAGGCACTGTTTAAACCATTAATATTTCATACTCCATTTCCTTCTACAGGAGGATGAAGAGTACATCATTTTCAAGAACCAAATTTTCTCAACCGATGACCCGAACAGCATCATTACCAGAAAGCACGAGGTGGAGATTGAGTTCTCCTGTCGCTACGAGAAGAAAAACAACATTTCACTGGAGTTCACTGCACGAAAACACATAACCACCATCACCGAGAAAGGCTTTGGCACCCTCACCTACAGCTTTGGACTTTTCAAAACAGAAAACTACTACACAGAAATCGACGTGACCGCATATCCAGCAGAGTACGAGCTTGGGGAGATGATTTACATGCAGATCGAATCCCAGTCTACAATCAGCAACACAGAGCTTTTTGTCGAATCATGTGTTGCGACACCATACAATGACCCCAACTACCAAACATCCTACACAATCATTCAAAACGGGTAAGAACAATCAACCATGAGCTGTAGGCACATTAgcacaatcaaatgaaatcacaATGGATCTCTATATATCACATCTTCACCAATTCCTATGTTCTTCAGCTGCACCTTGGATGAAACAGTTGAGTTCTACACAAGCCACCAGCCAATGGCCCGCTTCGGCCTGCAAGCCTTCCAGTTCATTGGAATGCATGAGCAGGTAAAAACTGATTGATTGGATGATAATGAAAGCAGTTAAGCAGTCAACATACTGTGTCAAAACAATGCTGCTtctgactgaccaatcagaatcaggtATTCCATACAGCCAAGACATCATCGCTCTCATCCTCTCTAGGTGTTCATCACCTGTTCGGTGATTCTGTGTGAGGCAAACAATCCCAACACccgctgctctcagggctgcgtCAACAGCACAGTCGCACCACCGTCCCACCACCAACACAAAAGAGAGGCTCCCATCCAGACCAGCAGTCACTTAGTCGCCCAGGGGCCCCTGCGGCTGAAAAGGAGCATAGAGCATGAAGGTAAAACCTGAGAAATAAGTCAACACATCAGATCATTTCTATGGAATGTGATAATATTCTAAAGGTGCATAATGTATAGCGCTGGATGTGATGTGTTgtaatttgtgatttaatttcaATACTCACAATGTATTAACCAGCACTGTTGTGTGTTTTCCACAGTGTCCTCCACGGTCTTGAACCTGAATCTGGCTTTCATTGCTGGATGTCTCCTTGCAGCTGTTGGCATGGTGTGTGGTGTTCTCTTCTACAGAACCAGGAGATCCCACGTCAAATATCAGCCTCTTAAGTCAGATGACATTTAATAGATCCTCTCGAAGACTACAAAGAAATGTGTCctcctgttttttctttctttctttaaataaaatgtattataatccATAAATGGTCGTTAGGGTTGTTTTTCATAACTGTCACTGTTTAGGTCTATTAGTGTGTTTCTTTGTATTTCACCCTTCACTCtgttgatgaaaataaaaatctataaagaGTGTCAGATTGATTTATAAACAGTTCAGATAATGCATATAAAagacaataaattatatataatagctCCTGTATTGCTGTTTTAGTCTGATTATTTACCAAAGGCCATTTCTCTGAATACAAGCTACATAGAAATGCATGCATTATATAACTGCATTCTAGAATTAGAATGCAGAAGAAATGCTTTCACACTAAtccaattaaatacaaatattcaacATATAGCATCATTTTTATAGAGATATGTAGAATTTTAAAGTGTAAGGCTCACTGAAATGGTTTTGTGTTGTACTAATTCTTTTGAAATCAAAAtcagatataataaaataaatgtaaaatatacaaatttatgaatttttttttttttgaaaatatctcTGAGATTGATGACTGATCCATACAATCTCATGTATTCAATGGTGAATCAAATGGTCAGTCTGTTCAAAATCAAAGTCAGATGGACACAATAAATAGTTCTCAAAAAGGATAAACAATTATGGTATACACTACACAAATAAAATCATAGACATTGTCAGTGTGCAGTTTTTATGTTCCAGTTAACTCGCTCACAAAGAAAGCTGTAATCATGTTGGGGTGGGGGGTCTTCATCAGGTTAAAATGCTGATGTCACACTGAGAAAACTTTCAAAGCAGCTTCTAGTGTGATGGCGTGACTGGGAAACAT belongs to Carassius auratus strain Wakin unplaced genomic scaffold, ASM336829v1 scaf_tig00028583, whole genome shotgun sequence and includes:
- the LOC113079575 gene encoding uncharacterized protein LOC113079575 — its product is MVFPKYHNWSMVATNYICSIMVVVVVPATNDHSSTYNYTMVVVYQQQQQSTTASPTSAPSWWWWWNQQQSTTTPPTTTPLWWLYQQQQQSTTTPPTSPSWWWWWYQQQTTTAPPTTTPWWWQHQQTTTAPPTAAQWWWWLQTTTTTTTTTQPPQEYTTSMTSHQGSYEPFSKLPLQFSFLVDSAAPSCTEGHYIPQFVSPTPLNGDEIQATPLREVEIRVKAAAAYSAVTDVIISGPLNITKHALSTGEYAIRWTPMRSDLGDHFPVCFIAESMSGSSVYQSEMRCVIINVGHQTVEAHVICSATNMAVEIEQLHSVELHKDYLRLNDPACTLDSNGTHVLANISLNACGTMIEEDEEYIIFKNQIFSTDDPNSIITRKHEVEIEFSCRYEKKNNISLEFTARKHITTITEKGFGTLTYSFGLFKTENYYTEIDVTAYPAEYELGEMIYMQIESQSTISNTELFVESCVATPYNDPNYQTSYTIIQNGCTLDETVEFYTSHQPMARFGLQAFQFIGMHEQVFITCSVILCEANNPNTRCSQGCVNSTVAPPSHHQHKREAPIQTSSHLVAQGPLRLKRSIEHEVSSTVLNLNLAFIAGCLLAAVGMVCGVLFYRTRRSHVKYQPLKSDDI